The following proteins are encoded in a genomic region of Dasypus novemcinctus isolate mDasNov1 chromosome 21, mDasNov1.1.hap2, whole genome shotgun sequence:
- the HOXB6 gene encoding homeobox protein Hox-B6: MSSYFVNSTFPVTLASGQESFLGQLPLYSSGYADPLRHYPAPYGPGPGQEKGFAASSYYPPAGGGYGRAAPCDYGPAPAFYREKESACALSGADEPSPFHPEPRKSDCAQDKSVFGETEEQKCSTPVYPWMQRMNSCNSSSFGPSGRRGRQTYTRYQTLELEKEFHYNRYLTRRRRIEIAHALCLTERQIKIWFQNRRMKWKKESKLLSASQLSAEEEEEKPAE; encoded by the exons ATGAGTTCCTATTTCGTGAACTCCACCTTCCCCGTCACTCTGGCCAGCGGGCAGGAGTCCTTCCTGGGCCAGCTACCGCTCTACTCGTCCGGCTATGCGGACCCGCTGAGGCATTACCCGGCGCCCTACGGGCCCGGGCCGGGCCAGGAGAAGGGCTTTGCTGCTTCCTCCTATTACCCGCCGGCCGGCGGCGGCTACGGCCGAGCGGCGCCCTGCGACTACGGCCCGGCGCCGGCCTTCTACCGCGAGAAGGAGTCGGCCTGCGCGCTCTCGGGCGCGGACGAGCCGTCCCCGTTCCACCCCGAGCCGCGGAAGTCGGACTGCGCCCAGGACAAGAGCGTGTTCGGCGAGACGGAGGAGCAGAAGTGCTCCACGCCGGTCTACCCGTGGATGCAGAGGATGAATTCGTGCAACA GTTCGTCCTTTGGACCCAGTGGCCGGCGAGGCCGCCAGACCTACACGCGCTACCAGACCCTGGAGCTGGAGAAGGAGTTCCACTACAACCGCTACCTGACGCGGCGGCGGCGCATCGAGATCGCGCACGCCCTGTGCCTCACCGAGAGGCAGATCAAAATCTGGTTCCAGAACCGGCGCATGAAGTGGAAAAAAGAGAGCAAACTGCTCAGCGCCTCTCAGCTCAGTGccgaagaagaggaagaaaaaccagCCGAGTGA